A window of the Henckelia pumila isolate YLH828 chromosome 3, ASM3356847v2, whole genome shotgun sequence genome harbors these coding sequences:
- the LOC140889186 gene encoding uncharacterized protein — protein MHQKFEEFSGEKSAQPEGSHVVDSNQKKEGSGLGFVSYLKDIKLELPKFNGDNSHAWLYKIEKYFSVHSIPGPVRLQMVAFHLEGQAASWYQWLDRNGALTDWDSFVSAVQERFGSSIYDDPLGQIAKLVQTGRVAPFRADFEALMNQIVDVPTSMFLNFVIWGLKQEIRRELFLAPPATLQEAMAKAQLYEERNDDLFCHFQRDNIRTNSGSPILSRSSTASLHHGGITRQPHVPKIPIKCLTLAEIQDKREKGLCFSCDEKFNLNHRCKNRVMILLGGESSEEGYDDINQENFHEPFAKLDEETEVSLHTLTNTPNPRIFRITATHHQEPVEVLIDTGSHNNFIQEGLVNLLGIPSSTTKRFRVYMGNGQHLWCDRMCSQVSLILQGHEFHIDLYVLPILGLDVVLGMQWLRTLGPCLHDHEALTMEFSWNNQKICLNGNQISKPDSVSYNQLCTLISKGYCTTFFALVETESTREENLEFLQIPVAGRELLEKYSMVFDEPKSLPPHRSVDHRIHLLPGSVPVNVRPYHYPYFQKDTIEKLVQELLANGFIRRSTIPYSSPVLLVKKKDGSWRFCVDYRALNALTIRDRFPIPTIDELFDELKAARVFSKLDLKGIF, from the coding sequence ATGCATCAAAAATTTGAAGAGTTTTCTGGGGAAAAATCTGCACAACCAGAAGGATCTCATGTGGTTGATAGCAACCAGAAAAAAGAAGGGTCGGGACTTGGATTTGTCTCTTATCTCAAGGATATAAAGCTCGAATTGCCCAAGTTTAATGGTGACAACTCTCATGCCTGGCTATATAAAATTGAGAAGTATTTCTCAGTCCACTCCATCCCTGGACCAGTACGTCTTCAGATGGTGGCCTTCCATCTTGAAGGTCAAGCAGCTTCTTGGTATCAGTGGTTAGACCGTAATGGAGCTCTTACTGATTGGGATAGCTTTGTATCAGCTGTACAAGAACGTTTTGGTTCCTCTATCTACGATGACCCATTGGGCCAAATTGCTAAATTGGTGCAAACAGGGCGTGTTGCACCATTTCGTGCCGACTTCGAGGCTTTGATGAACCAAATAGTCGACGTCCCCACGTCCATGTTCTTGAATTTTGTTATATGGGGCTTAAAGCAAGAAATCAGAAGGGAGTTGTTCCTCGCCCCTCCGGCGACCCTTCAGGAAGCTATGGCTAAAGCCCAACTCTATGAAGAAAGGAATGATGATCTTTTTTGCCATTTCCAGCGTGATAATATCAGAACCAATTCTGGCAGCCCAATTCTCTCTCGATCTTCAACAGCTTCTCTTCACCATGGGGGAATAACTCGTCAACCTCATGTTCCAAAGATTCCCATAAAATGTTTAACTCTAGCTGAGATCCAAGACAAACGGGAGAAAGGGCTCTGTTTCAGCTGCGATGAGAAATTCAATCTCAATCATCGTTGCAAAAACAGAGTTATGATTCTCTTAGGCGGTGAAAGCAGTGAGGAAGGATATGATGACATCAACCAAGAAAACTTTCATGAACCCTTTGCCAAGCTTGACGAAGAAACAGAGGTCAGTCTGCATACTCTTACTAATACTCCAAATCCTCGCATATTTCGTATTACCGCCACTCATCACCAAGAACCAGTTGAAGTGTTGATTGATACGGGCAGTCACAATAATTTTATTCAAGAAGGGTTGGTGAATCTATTGGGCATTCCTTCCTCGACCACTAAACGTTTTCGTGTGTATATGGGTAATGGTCAACATTTGTGGTGTGACAGGATGTGCTCGCAAGTTTCTCTTATTTTGCAGGGCCATGAGTTTCACATTGACCTATATGTACTGCCTATTTTGGGGTTGGATGTGGTTCTTGGCATGCAATGGTTACGAACCTTAGGTCCTTGCTTACATGACCATGAGGCGCTCACTATGGAATTTTCTTGGAACAATCAGAAAATTTGTTTGAATGgaaatcaaatttcaaaaccAGATTCTGTTTCTTATAACCAATTGTGCACATTGATCAGCAAAGGTTACTGTACTACTTTTTTTGCGTTGGTTGAAACAGAATCCACTAGGGAAGAGAACTTGGAATTCCTGCAAATCCCTGTCGCTGGCCGCGAGCTTCTAGAAAAATATTCAATGGTGTTTGACGAGCCCAAATCTCTTCCTCCTCACAGATCGGTGGACCATCGCATTCATCTATTACCAGGATCTGTTCCGGTAAACGTCCGTCCCTACCATTACCCCTATTTCCAAAAGGATACCATAGAAAAATTAGTGCAGGAGTTACTGGCCAATGGTTTCATACGGCGTAGCACCATCCCGTATTCCTCTCCGGTGTTGcttgttaaaaaaaaagatgGATCATGGAGATTTTGTGTTGATTACCGTGCACTCAATGCACTCACAATCCGGGACCGTTTTCCGATTCCCACTATTGATGAGCTATTTGATGAATTAAAGGCTGCTCGAGTCTTTTCTAAATTAgatttgaaaggaatattttaa
- the LOC140889187 gene encoding uncharacterized protein, whose translation MLRYLKRKGEEDGCSKESSILPKKNRVEVDLPELQSDPGKRLKIIDFDSNIRERVRRKYYLDGSFQPREHEFPQTLIQRTLRRFNRAWFDEFKWLEYSIEKDAAFCLYCYLFKNELGHQGGGDTFDLLNQEQHIETSLARSSEQNRQNYSIQLNAVIDCIRWLLAQGLPFRGHDESQNSINQDIVRACALETTNVILKELGDNFFSILLDESRDVSVKEQLVVLRFVDSKGCVVERLLGFKHVTSTTAQALKCALLDLLSAHGLSVSKIRGQGYDGASNMQGEINGLKALILKENECAYYVHCFAHQLQLALVVVAKNHINIASLFHLLCNIVNVVGGSCKRHDAFREKQAARIIQALENEEIIKGRGLNQESTLIRPSDTRWGSHYSTLLSLIQMFGYAIDVLDEIVEDGSHSDQRAEALRLVKDMQSFEFVFNLQLMKSTFMQSFEFVFNLQLMKSILRITNDLSLALQRKDQDIGQAMLLVGICKKRIQGMRDDGWSILLDEVSNFCEKFHVDTPNMDDLYVGERRSRRKAKKVTNLHHYQVEFFNTIIDMQLQELNFRFNEVNTELLLSVACLNPSDSFAAFDRQKLVKLAQFYPKDFSPIQLLSLPDQLENFVMDMRMNFEASELQGLGDISRKMVQTRRDVAYPLVYKLVTLALILPVATATVQRAFSAMKIIKNRFRNRMGDEYLNDSLITYVEKDIFRSLSDDVIIIIFRKCQTIEVNSTFLMYKAFFKSVEAIPSLLPDREKVEAAKRLVSKTFGDWARGQNKSQGQFMAIVLEGERAFRLPLKESSKINAILSDLIPNGM comes from the exons ATGCTAAGATATTTAAAAAGAAAGGGGGAAGAAGATGGATGCTCAAAAGAAAGTTCGATTCTTCCCAAAAAAAATCGTGTGGAAGTAGATTTACCCGAGCTTCAATCAGATCCAGGAAAGAGACTCAAGATTATTGATTTTGATTCAAATATTCGTGAAAGAGTTAGGAGAAAATACTATTTAGATGGTTCTTTCCAACCCCGAGAGCATGAATTTCCACAAACATTAATCCAAAGAACTTTGAGAAGATTTAATCGTGCTTGGTTTGATGAATTTAAATGGTTGGAATATAGCATAGAAAAAGATGCAGCATTCTGTCTTTATTGTTATCTTTTCAAGAATGAGTTGGGTCACCAAGGAGGTGGTGATACTTTT GATTTACTAAACCAAGAGCAACATATTGAAACTAGTTTAGCTAGATCATCTGAACAAAACAGACAAAATTATAGCATTCAGTTAAATGCAGTAATCGATTGCATTAGATGGCTTTTGGCACAAGGACTTCCTTTTCGTGGGCATGATGAatctcaaaattcaatcaatcaag ATATTGTTAGAGCTTGTGCATTGGAAACAACCAACGTGATATTGAAAGAGCTTGGTGATAATTTTTTCTCCATTTTACTTGATGAGTCTCGTGATGTGTCAGTAAAGGAGCAACTTGTTGTTTTGAGATTTGTAGATAGCAAAGGATGTGTGGTTGAACGTCTTTTGGGTTTTAAGCATGTCACTAGCACAACTGCTCAAGCACTTAAATGTGCCCTTCTAGATTTATTATCTGCACATGGATTAAGTGTATCTAAGATACGTGGACAAGGATATGATGGGGCAAGTAATATGCAAGGTgaaattaatggactaaaagCTCTTATCTTAAAGGAAAATGAATGTGCGTATTATGTTCATTGTTTTGCTCATCAACTCCAACTTGCTCTTGTAGTTGTGGCAAAAAATCATATTAATATCGCCTCACTTTTTCACCTGCTTTGTAATATTGTTAATGTGGTTGGAGGCTCCTGTAAACGCCATGATGCTTTTCGAGAGAAACAAGCTGCTAGAATCATACAAGCCTTGGAAAATGAAGAAATCATCAAGGGTcgaggtttgaatcaagagagCACACTCATTCGGCCAAGTGATACACGTTGGGGATCACATTATAGTACTCTGCTTAGTTTGATTCAAATGTTTGGTTATGCAATTGATGTGCTTGATGAGATTGTGGAAGATGGGTCACATTCAGATCAAAGAGCCGAAGCATTGCGTTTGGTAAAAGATATGCAATCATTTGAGTTTGTGTTTAATTTACAGTTGATGAAATCAACTTTTATGCAATCATTTGAGTTTGTGTTTAATTTACAGTTGATGAAATCAATATTAAGAATAACAAATGATTTGTCCCTAGCACTACAACGAAAAGACCAAGATATTGGGCAAGCCATGTTATTAGTTGGTATATGTAAGAAAAGAATTCAAGGAATGCGGGATGATGGATGGAGTATATTACTTGACGAGGTTTCTAATTTTTGTGAGAAGTTTCATGTCGACACTCCGAATATGGATGATTTATATGTTGGTGAGAGAAGATCACGACGAAAAGCTAAAAAAGTGACAAACTTACATCATTATCAAGTAGAATTTTTCAACACAATTATTGATATGCAATTGCAAGAGCTGAATTTCAGATTCAATGAGGTAAATACAGAATTATTGCTTTCTGTAGCATGCCTAAATCCATCAGATTCATTTGCTGCTTTTGATAGACAAAAACTGGTTAAATTGGCTCAATTCTACCCAAAAGATTTTTCACCAATCCAGCTTTTGTCACTTCCGGATCAACTTGAGAATTTTGTGATGGATATGCGTATGAATTTTGAAGCTTCTGAATTACAAGGGCTTGGTGACATTTCTAGAAAGATGGTTCAAACAAGAAGAGATGTGGCATATCCATTAGTTTACAAGCTTGTGACTTTGGCTCTGATTTTACCGGTTGCAACCGCTACAGTTCAGAGAGCATTTTCTGCTATGAAGATTATTAAGAATCGTTTCCGTAATCGAATGGGAGATGAGTATTTGAATGATAGTTTAATTACTTATGTTGAAAAGGATATATTTCGTAGCTTGTCGGAtgatgttattattattattttcagaaAATGTCAAACCATCGAGGTCAATT CCACATTTCTCATGTACAAAGCATTTTTTAAATCTGTGGAGGCTATACCCAGTTTACTTCCTGATAGAGAGAAAGTCGAAGCTGCGAAGAGGCTCGTCTCGAAAACCTTTGGTGATTGGGCTCGAGGCCAG AACAAAAGCCAGGGGCAGTTTATGGCCATTGTGCTAGAGGGCGAGAGAGCTTTCAGGCTTCCGTTGAAAGAAAGTAGCAAAATAAATGCGATTTTGAGCGACCTAATTCCTAATGGgatgtga
- the LOC140891633 gene encoding choline monooxygenase, chloroplastic: protein MAATTMMQKLPTFHQLSKPKAHFEFVKKSTNQSQSNENFVRRCSDNGNSLQPNCVQEINCIHGKARRLVQEFDPKIPIEEAWTPPSSWYTDPDFYALELDQVFHKGWHPVGYTDQIRDPRDFFTGSLGSIEYVVCRDEKGILNAFHNVCRHHASLLASGTGKKSCFVCPYHGWTYGLNGGLIKATRITGIKNFKVNEMGLVPLKVAVWGPFVLINFNEEVRHEGEVDSEAVGDEWLGSTAEILSNNGVNNSLDYICRRTYTIECNWKVFCDNYLDGGYHVPYAHKGLASGLQLDSYSTKMFEKVSIQSCEGGATDNEEFVRLGSKALYAFVYPNFMINRYGPWMDTNLVLPLGRQRCKVVFDYFLDPSLKGDGAFIEKSLEDSEKVQLEDITLSEAVQRGLESPAYNVGRYSPSVEMAMHHFHCLLHENLRK from the exons ATGGCTGCAACAACGATGATGCAGAAGCTCCCCACTTTCCATCAACTCTCGAAACCAAAAGCCCATTtcgaatttgtgaagaaatccACAAATCAGTCTCAATCCAACGAGAATTTCGTCCGGCGCTGCAGCGATAATGGGAATTCTCTGCAGCCTAATTGTGTCCAAGAAATTAATTGTATTCACGGGAAAGCTCGAAGATTGGTCCAAGAATTTGACCCCAAGATTCCCATAGAAGAAGCTTGGACCCCGCCAAGTTCTTGGTACACTGATCCTGATTTCTACGCTCTCGAGCTGGATCAAGTCTTCCACAAGGGATGGCACCCTGTTG GATACACTGACCAGATTAGAGATCCACGCGATTTTTTCACTGGCAG CTTGGGAAGTATTGAATATGTGGTCTGTCGGGATGAAAAGGGCATTTTAAATGCGTTTCACAATGTATGCCGCCATCACGCCTCTCTTCTTGCCTCAGGGACGGGGAAGAAGTCCTGTTTTGTCTGCCCATATCAT GGTTGGACATATGGGTTGAATGGAGGGCTCATAAAGGCAACTAGAATAACCGGGATCAAGAATTTCAAAGTGAAT GAAATGGGACTTGTTCCTCTCAAAGTTGCTGTTTGGGGACCATTTGTACTAATCAATTTCAATGAAGAAGTAAGGCATGAGGGGGAAGTCGATAGTGAAGCCGTGGGCGATGAATGGCTCGGTAGTACAGCTGAAATACTAAGTAACAATGGGGTCAACAATTCATTGGATTACATTTGTAGACGAACATATACTATTGAATGTAATTGGAAG GTGTTCTGTGACAACTATTTGGATGGTGGTTATCACGTGCCATATGCACATAAAGGACTTGCATCTGGTCTCCAGCTCGATTCCTATTCGACCAAA ATGTTTGAAAAAGTCAGCATACAAAGTTGTGAAGGAGGTGCAACCGACAATGAAGAATTTGTTCGACTTGGGTCGAAAGCTTTATATGCGTTTGTTTATCCAAACTTCATGATCAATAG GTATGGTCCGTGGATGGACACAAATCTCGTGCTACCACTGGGACGTCAGAGATGCAAAGTGGTTTTCGATTATTTTCTAGATCCTTCTCTGAAG GGTGATGGTGCTTTCATTGAAAAGAGTTTGGAAGATAGCGAAAAAGTACAG TTAGAGGATATTACGCTGAGCGAAGCTGTTCAGAGAGGACTCGAGTCTCCGGCATATAATGTTGGCCGATATAGTCCAAGTGTGGAGATGGCTATGCATCATTTCCATTGTTTATTGCACGAAAATCTCAGGAAATAA